The following coding sequences are from one Gossypium hirsutum isolate 1008001.06 chromosome A12, Gossypium_hirsutum_v2.1, whole genome shotgun sequence window:
- the LOC107941350 gene encoding nudix hydrolase 13, mitochondrial isoform X1, translating into MSFLPARKGRHRQRYQDHLRLVAGCIPYRLQKDVEDRNSSVTSRINVLMISTPNRDDLVFPKGGWENDETVHEAACREALEEAGVKGILDEDPLGVWEFRSKSRQNCCNMEGGCRGYMFALEVTEELDSWAEQTSYKRKWVSNKKPKLSPEEAYKFCRYDWMRDALQVFLSAIEERGSRRAEKLVELPMFPAADSMAEHQMLTSAGCSEKPPTVQHLEESFTNKCIVQG; encoded by the exons ATGTCGTTTTTACCAGCACGAAAGGGGAGACACAGACAACGGTACCAGGATCATCTCAGACTTGTTGCTGG ATGCATTCCATACAGACTGCAGAAGGATGTCGAGGATAGAAACAGCAGTGTGACGAGCAGGATAAATGTTCTTATGATTTCCACACCAAACCGTGATGATCTTGTGTTCCCTAAG GGTGGATGGGAAAATGATGAGACGGTTCATGAAGCAGCATGTCGGGAGGCCCTGGAGGAAGCCGGAGTGAAAGGAATACTTGAT GAGGATCCACTGGGAGTCTGGGAGTTTAGAAGCAAGAGTAGACAAAACTGCTGCAACATGGAAGGTGGTTGTAGAGGTTATATGTTTGCCTTGGAGGTGACTGAAGAACTTGACTCTTGGGCAGAACAGACAAGTTACAAGAGGAAATGGGTCAGTAATAAAAAACCTAag CTCTCCCCAGAAGAAGCATATAAATTTTGCCGGTATGATTGGATGAGAGATgctcttcaagtatttttaagCGCCATTGAGGAGAGGGGGAGTAGGAGGGCAGAAAAGCTGGTGGAGCTCCCTATGTTTCCAGCGGCGGATTCCATGGCGGAGCATCAGATGTTAACATCAGCTGGTTGCTCTGAGAAACCACCCACCGTACAGCATCTTGAAGAGTCTTTTACTAATAAGTGTATTGTGCAGGGTTAA
- the LOC107941350 gene encoding nudix hydrolase 13, mitochondrial isoform X2 produces MSFLPARKGRHRQRYQDHLRLVAGLQKDVEDRNSSVTSRINVLMISTPNRDDLVFPKGGWENDETVHEAACREALEEAGVKGILDEDPLGVWEFRSKSRQNCCNMEGGCRGYMFALEVTEELDSWAEQTSYKRKWVSNKKPKLSPEEAYKFCRYDWMRDALQVFLSAIEERGSRRAEKLVELPMFPAADSMAEHQMLTSAGCSEKPPTVQHLEESFTNKCIVQG; encoded by the exons ATGTCGTTTTTACCAGCACGAAAGGGGAGACACAGACAACGGTACCAGGATCATCTCAGACTTGTTGCTGG ACTGCAGAAGGATGTCGAGGATAGAAACAGCAGTGTGACGAGCAGGATAAATGTTCTTATGATTTCCACACCAAACCGTGATGATCTTGTGTTCCCTAAG GGTGGATGGGAAAATGATGAGACGGTTCATGAAGCAGCATGTCGGGAGGCCCTGGAGGAAGCCGGAGTGAAAGGAATACTTGAT GAGGATCCACTGGGAGTCTGGGAGTTTAGAAGCAAGAGTAGACAAAACTGCTGCAACATGGAAGGTGGTTGTAGAGGTTATATGTTTGCCTTGGAGGTGACTGAAGAACTTGACTCTTGGGCAGAACAGACAAGTTACAAGAGGAAATGGGTCAGTAATAAAAAACCTAag CTCTCCCCAGAAGAAGCATATAAATTTTGCCGGTATGATTGGATGAGAGATgctcttcaagtatttttaagCGCCATTGAGGAGAGGGGGAGTAGGAGGGCAGAAAAGCTGGTGGAGCTCCCTATGTTTCCAGCGGCGGATTCCATGGCGGAGCATCAGATGTTAACATCAGCTGGTTGCTCTGAGAAACCACCCACCGTACAGCATCTTGAAGAGTCTTTTACTAATAAGTGTATTGTGCAGGGTTAA
- the LOC107941350 gene encoding nudix hydrolase 13, mitochondrial isoform X4 has translation MSFLPARKGRHRQRYQDHLRLVAGLQKDVEDRNSSVTSRINVLMISTPNRDDLVFPKGGWENDETVHEAACREALEEAGVKGILDEDPLGVWEFRSKSRQNCCNMEGGCRGYMFALEVTEELDSWAEQTSYKRKWLSPEEAYKFCRYDWMRDALQVFLSAIEERGSRRAEKLVELPMFPAADSMAEHQMLTSAGCSEKPPTVQHLEESFTNKCIVQG, from the exons ATGTCGTTTTTACCAGCACGAAAGGGGAGACACAGACAACGGTACCAGGATCATCTCAGACTTGTTGCTGG ACTGCAGAAGGATGTCGAGGATAGAAACAGCAGTGTGACGAGCAGGATAAATGTTCTTATGATTTCCACACCAAACCGTGATGATCTTGTGTTCCCTAAG GGTGGATGGGAAAATGATGAGACGGTTCATGAAGCAGCATGTCGGGAGGCCCTGGAGGAAGCCGGAGTGAAAGGAATACTTGAT GAGGATCCACTGGGAGTCTGGGAGTTTAGAAGCAAGAGTAGACAAAACTGCTGCAACATGGAAGGTGGTTGTAGAGGTTATATGTTTGCCTTGGAGGTGACTGAAGAACTTGACTCTTGGGCAGAACAGACAAGTTACAAGAGGAAATGG CTCTCCCCAGAAGAAGCATATAAATTTTGCCGGTATGATTGGATGAGAGATgctcttcaagtatttttaagCGCCATTGAGGAGAGGGGGAGTAGGAGGGCAGAAAAGCTGGTGGAGCTCCCTATGTTTCCAGCGGCGGATTCCATGGCGGAGCATCAGATGTTAACATCAGCTGGTTGCTCTGAGAAACCACCCACCGTACAGCATCTTGAAGAGTCTTTTACTAATAAGTGTATTGTGCAGGGTTAA
- the LOC107941350 gene encoding nudix hydrolase 13, mitochondrial isoform X3, giving the protein MSFLPARKGRHRQRYQDHLRLVAGCIPYRLQKDVEDRNSSVTSRINVLMISTPNRDDLVFPKGGWENDETVHEAACREALEEAGVKGILDEDPLGVWEFRSKSRQNCCNMEGGCRGYMFALEVTEELDSWAEQTSYKRKWLSPEEAYKFCRYDWMRDALQVFLSAIEERGSRRAEKLVELPMFPAADSMAEHQMLTSAGCSEKPPTVQHLEESFTNKCIVQG; this is encoded by the exons ATGTCGTTTTTACCAGCACGAAAGGGGAGACACAGACAACGGTACCAGGATCATCTCAGACTTGTTGCTGG ATGCATTCCATACAGACTGCAGAAGGATGTCGAGGATAGAAACAGCAGTGTGACGAGCAGGATAAATGTTCTTATGATTTCCACACCAAACCGTGATGATCTTGTGTTCCCTAAG GGTGGATGGGAAAATGATGAGACGGTTCATGAAGCAGCATGTCGGGAGGCCCTGGAGGAAGCCGGAGTGAAAGGAATACTTGAT GAGGATCCACTGGGAGTCTGGGAGTTTAGAAGCAAGAGTAGACAAAACTGCTGCAACATGGAAGGTGGTTGTAGAGGTTATATGTTTGCCTTGGAGGTGACTGAAGAACTTGACTCTTGGGCAGAACAGACAAGTTACAAGAGGAAATGG CTCTCCCCAGAAGAAGCATATAAATTTTGCCGGTATGATTGGATGAGAGATgctcttcaagtatttttaagCGCCATTGAGGAGAGGGGGAGTAGGAGGGCAGAAAAGCTGGTGGAGCTCCCTATGTTTCCAGCGGCGGATTCCATGGCGGAGCATCAGATGTTAACATCAGCTGGTTGCTCTGAGAAACCACCCACCGTACAGCATCTTGAAGAGTCTTTTACTAATAAGTGTATTGTGCAGGGTTAA